A DNA window from Tissierellales bacterium contains the following coding sequences:
- a CDS encoding D-alanyl-D-alanine carboxypeptidase family protein — MRNLCNKKSFITLCLSIILLFSNSIFVYGNSVGIEDEVSGYLLGDFKNGEILEEYNIDKPIEIASITKLMTYLVVMDEIEKGTTSMDDNVRIDKEVEEVKGSSLNLKEGEMFTVEELIEGLLVVSANDGAVALAKHIAGSEREFVNKMNTKAKELELKNTLYFNSTGLPEEKVKNLMSPEDIFTLAKHIIKEYPEVLKVSSIPYIENEEREFKQENTNHLLNNLKGVDGLKTGFTEGAGYCLVSTMEINDCRLIGIVMGTEDEEKRNELSKTLLQYGLNNYSKEIIASTEKVIATKKIPNSKIGEIEIFPIRDVNVLKKEDENIKIDVIPEEKLKAPLKKGEVVGKLAVLKDDVIIDEVDLIVKEDYKKAFFLTTIFRYIKGIFVD; from the coding sequence GTGAGAAATCTATGTAATAAAAAAAGTTTTATAACATTATGTTTATCTATAATCTTATTATTTTCAAATAGCATTTTTGTTTATGGGAATAGTGTAGGGATTGAAGATGAAGTAAGTGGATATTTGCTTGGGGATTTTAAAAATGGAGAAATATTAGAAGAATATAATATAGACAAACCTATTGAAATTGCCAGTATTACAAAACTTATGACTTATTTAGTAGTTATGGATGAAATAGAAAAAGGTACAACTTCTATGGATGATAATGTGCGTATAGATAAAGAAGTAGAAGAAGTTAAAGGGTCTAGCTTAAATTTAAAAGAAGGGGAAATGTTTACTGTTGAAGAGCTTATAGAAGGTTTATTAGTAGTTTCTGCCAACGATGGCGCCGTTGCTTTGGCAAAGCATATAGCGGGAAGTGAAAGAGAATTTGTCAATAAAATGAATACTAAGGCTAAAGAATTGGAACTTAAAAATACTTTATATTTTAATTCTACAGGCCTACCAGAAGAAAAAGTAAAAAACCTTATGAGTCCTGAAGACATTTTTACTTTAGCTAAACATATTATAAAAGAATATCCTGAAGTACTTAAGGTTTCTTCAATCCCTTATATAGAAAATGAAGAAAGAGAATTTAAGCAAGAAAATACTAATCATCTGTTAAATAATCTTAAGGGAGTAGATGGATTAAAAACAGGTTTTACTGAGGGAGCAGGCTATTGCTTAGTATCTACTATGGAAATAAATGATTGTAGGCTTATAGGAATAGTTATGGGAACAGAAGATGAGGAAAAAAGAAATGAATTATCAAAAACTCTTCTTCAATATGGACTAAATAATTATTCTAAAGAAATTATAGCCTCTACAGAAAAAGTTATTGCAACTAAAAAAATACCTAATAGTAAAATAGGGGAAATAGAAATATTCCCTATAAGAGATGTAAATGTATTAAAGAAGGAAGATGAAAATATAAAAATAGATGTAATTCCAGAAGAGAAATTAAAAGCTCCATTGAAAAAAGGAGAAGTAGTAGGGAAATTAGCAGTTTTAAAAGATGATGTGATTATTGATGAGGTAGATTTAATAGTTAAGGAAGATTATAAGAAAGCTTTTTTCTTAACTACTATATTTAGATATATAAAAGGAATTTTTGTTGATTAA
- the tadA gene encoding tRNA adenosine(34) deaminase TadA: MNEKYMRLALLEAYKASKIFEVPVGAIIVQNGRVVGSGYNKRETLKDPTAHAEIIAIRNASQNLKGWRLLNSTMYVTIEPCAMCAGAILNSRIERLVIGARDYKMGCCGTVINLLNNPNFNHQVEIEWGILEEECSQIMKDFFKELRKK, from the coding sequence GTGAATGAAAAATATATGAGATTGGCTCTTTTAGAAGCTTATAAAGCCTCTAAAATTTTTGAAGTGCCAGTAGGAGCTATTATAGTTCAAAATGGTAGAGTAGTTGGTAGTGGTTACAATAAAAGGGAAACATTAAAAGATCCGACAGCTCATGCCGAAATAATTGCTATAAGAAACGCTAGCCAAAATTTAAAAGGCTGGCGATTATTAAACAGTACTATGTATGTGACAATAGAACCTTGTGCCATGTGTGCAGGAGCTATTTTAAATTCTAGAATTGAAAGGCTAGTAATTGGAGCTAGAGATTATAAAATGGGATGTTGTGGAACCGTTATAAACTTACTTAACAATCCTAATTTTAATCATCAAGTTGAAATAGAATGGGGTATTCTTGAAGAAGAATGTTCTCAAATTATGAAAGACTTTTTTAAAGAATTAAGAAAAAAATAA